A region of Thermococcus piezophilus DNA encodes the following proteins:
- a CDS encoding helix-turn-helix transcriptional regulator has product MYPEDAQVVRVSYYTPDLTSKDGIVWTLKVSSESPFTVVLPENYIVVDLSDIPLEINGNSIVMPAGNQTVSYVLEYLPVGTETAQTQTTQSISETSASESFVNSTAPSTTGSSTETPSGGSTSWATIGILALFALSIGGFIYLKSGKEESGLAPSISREDFEKRLTEYDLTKDEEKALLYLFDRGGKARQSEVRETLGIPKTTAWRMFQRLEKQGLVRVYKKKRENWVELRL; this is encoded by the coding sequence ATGTACCCAGAGGATGCCCAGGTCGTCAGGGTCTCATATTACACCCCCGACTTAACATCCAAGGATGGCATTGTCTGGACGCTCAAGGTTTCGTCTGAGAGCCCTTTCACCGTGGTTCTCCCGGAGAACTACATAGTGGTTGACCTGAGCGACATCCCCCTCGAGATAAACGGCAACTCAATCGTCATGCCTGCGGGCAATCAGACGGTTTCCTATGTTCTGGAATATCTGCCAGTTGGGACAGAAACGGCCCAGACACAGACTACCCAGTCCATCTCGGAAACATCTGCCTCTGAAAGTTTCGTTAACTCCACCGCACCCTCAACCACTGGCTCGTCAACTGAAACCCCCTCGGGTGGCTCCACCAGCTGGGCAACGATTGGAATACTCGCTCTCTTTGCCCTCTCCATAGGCGGCTTCATATACCTGAAGAGTGGTAAGGAAGAGAGCGGATTGGCACCAAGCATCAGCAGGGAGGACTTTGAAAAGAGGCTCACGGAGTACGACTTGACAAAGGATGAGGAAAAAGCACTGCTTTATCTTTTCGACAGAGGCGGAAAGGCAAGGCAGTCCGAGGTCAGGGAGACGCTCGGAATCCCAAAGACAACTGCCTGGAGAATGTTCCAGAGGCTCGAAAAGCAGGGCCTTGTGCGGGTCTACAAGAAGAAGAGGGAAAACTGGGTGGAGCTCAGGCTCTGA
- the metG gene encoding methionine--tRNA ligase gives MVRYMVTSALPYANGPIHAGHLAGAYLPADIFVRYLRLKGEEVIFISGTDEHGTPITFRALKEGRSPMEIVDYYHEHIKTTLERAKISFDYFGRTELPVHYSISQEFFLKALENGHLVKKVSKQAYCEHDKMFLPDRYVIGTCPHCGAENQRGDQCEVCGHPLTPEELINPRCNICGNPITFKDSAHYYIKMQNFSEKLKEWVQSQEHWKPNVRNTVLGWIEEGLEERAITRDLNWGIPVPLDDEDVKGKVLYVWFEAPIGYISITVEHLKREGRENEWKKFWLNLDGQTKVIHFIGKDNIPFHAIFWPAFLMAYGRYKDEEAEAEWLLPYDIPANEYLNLEGKKFSTSRNWAIWVHEFLDAFPADYLRYYLTAIMPETRDSDFSFADFKTKINEELVNNLGNFVHRALTFVNRYFNGVVPERGELDDLDRQAFEEIEATFRETGELISQYRFKDALRRVMGLAIFGNRYFDYQKPWKTAKEDRERTATTVNVSLQIVKTLGILLEPFLPDASEKIWHLLNLEETKRWEFTEIPAGHRVRKAEILFRKVTDEDIIFFIVNYIARGNPESARLLLDKYYRTDDVVKVALERFGEKRRDEVMAILKNIYGERLEKKAKKEKKKEGGKVEYVKFEDFVKLDLRVGKIVDVQDHPNADKLYVVKVDLGDEVRQLVAGLKKYYSKDDLLNRYVVIIANLEPKKLRGIESQGMLLAADDGENVALLMPDKEVKLGARIR, from the coding sequence ATGGTCAGGTACATGGTGACTTCCGCTCTTCCATACGCCAACGGGCCGATTCATGCTGGACACCTTGCTGGAGCATATCTGCCTGCGGACATATTCGTCCGCTATCTGAGGCTCAAGGGTGAGGAAGTGATTTTCATCAGCGGAACCGATGAACACGGGACACCAATAACCTTCCGAGCGCTCAAAGAGGGGAGAAGCCCGATGGAGATAGTCGACTACTACCACGAGCACATCAAGACGACCTTAGAGAGAGCCAAGATAAGCTTCGACTACTTTGGCAGAACTGAACTGCCAGTCCACTACAGTATAAGCCAGGAGTTCTTCCTAAAGGCCCTCGAAAACGGCCACCTCGTTAAAAAGGTGAGCAAGCAGGCCTACTGTGAGCACGACAAGATGTTTCTCCCGGACAGGTACGTTATCGGCACGTGCCCCCACTGCGGTGCCGAGAACCAGAGGGGCGACCAGTGTGAGGTCTGCGGCCACCCCCTCACGCCGGAAGAGCTCATAAACCCGCGCTGCAACATCTGTGGCAATCCAATAACCTTCAAGGACTCTGCTCACTATTACATAAAAATGCAGAACTTCTCAGAAAAGCTGAAAGAGTGGGTGCAGAGCCAGGAGCACTGGAAGCCGAACGTCAGAAACACCGTCCTCGGCTGGATTGAGGAGGGCCTTGAGGAGAGGGCCATAACGAGGGACTTGAACTGGGGCATTCCAGTGCCGCTCGACGATGAGGACGTCAAGGGCAAGGTTCTCTACGTATGGTTTGAAGCACCGATAGGGTACATCAGCATAACCGTCGAGCACCTTAAGAGGGAAGGCAGAGAGAATGAGTGGAAGAAGTTCTGGCTCAACCTTGACGGACAAACAAAGGTCATCCACTTTATCGGCAAGGACAACATACCCTTCCACGCGATATTCTGGCCGGCTTTCCTGATGGCCTACGGCAGGTATAAGGACGAAGAGGCTGAGGCAGAGTGGCTCCTTCCGTACGACATCCCAGCCAATGAGTACCTCAACCTGGAAGGCAAGAAGTTCTCAACGAGCAGGAACTGGGCCATCTGGGTGCACGAGTTCCTCGACGCCTTCCCGGCTGACTACCTCCGCTATTACCTCACCGCCATAATGCCCGAGACGAGGGACAGCGACTTCAGCTTCGCCGACTTCAAGACAAAGATTAACGAGGAGCTGGTGAACAACCTCGGAAACTTTGTGCACAGGGCTTTGACCTTCGTCAACCGCTACTTCAACGGGGTCGTTCCTGAAAGGGGCGAGCTTGATGATTTGGACAGGCAGGCCTTCGAGGAGATTGAAGCTACTTTCAGAGAAACAGGTGAGCTGATAAGTCAGTACCGCTTCAAAGATGCTCTCAGGCGCGTAATGGGGCTGGCAATCTTCGGCAACCGCTACTTCGACTACCAGAAGCCATGGAAGACTGCCAAGGAAGACCGCGAGAGGACGGCAACAACTGTTAATGTCTCGCTCCAGATCGTCAAGACCCTTGGAATACTCCTGGAGCCGTTCCTTCCGGATGCGAGCGAGAAGATATGGCACCTTCTCAACCTCGAGGAGACCAAGCGCTGGGAGTTCACTGAGATTCCAGCTGGCCACAGAGTTAGAAAGGCCGAGATTCTCTTCAGGAAGGTCACCGATGAGGACATAATATTCTTCATCGTAAACTACATAGCCAGGGGCAATCCTGAGAGCGCAAGGTTGCTCCTCGACAAGTACTACAGGACGGACGATGTCGTCAAGGTTGCCCTCGAGAGGTTCGGTGAGAAGCGTAGAGATGAGGTCATGGCAATCCTTAAGAACATATACGGTGAGAGGCTTGAGAAAAAGGCCAAAAAGGAGAAGAAAAAGGAGGGTGGAAAAGTGGAGTACGTCAAGTTCGAGGACTTTGTGAAGCTCGACTTGAGGGTTGGAAAGATTGTTGATGTGCAGGACCACCCGAACGCCGACAAGCTCTACGTGGTAAAGGTTGACCTTGGTGACGAGGTCAGGCAGCTCGTCGCTGGACTCAAGAAGTACTACAGCAAGGACGACCTCCTCAACCGCTACGTCGTTATCATAGCCAACCTCGAGCCCAAGAAGCTCAGGGGAATAGAGAGCCAGGGAATGCTGCTGGCAGCGGACGACGGCGAGAACGTTGCCCTGCTTATGCCGGACAAGGAGGTAAAGCTCGGGGCAAGAATAAGGTGA
- a CDS encoding 6-pyruvoyl trahydropterin synthase family protein, translated as MKSCIVERFKFEAAHAVIIDEKPEEIHGHTFWLEVAVEGPLRNGYVTDFLELRRTVGEIIERLDHRNLNTLFENPTTENVALWIAEEVKKKLPKGVRLRRIVLWEGEENGVELEF; from the coding sequence ATGAAGTCCTGCATCGTCGAGCGTTTCAAATTTGAGGCGGCCCATGCCGTTATCATAGACGAAAAGCCCGAGGAGATACACGGCCACACTTTCTGGCTTGAGGTTGCTGTTGAGGGCCCGCTGAGGAACGGCTACGTCACGGACTTCCTTGAGCTGAGAAGAACAGTCGGTGAAATAATCGAGAGGCTTGACCACAGGAATCTCAATACCCTCTTTGAGAACCCGACGACTGAGAACGTCGCCCTCTGGATAGCGGAAGAGGTTAAAAAGAAGCTCCCCAAGGGCGTCAGGCTCCGGAGGATAGTCCTCTGGGAGGGAGAGGAGAATGGAGTGGAGCTCGAGTTTTAG
- a CDS encoding DUF192 domain-containing protein — protein sequence MLVNESKRKVWHGRVELADTFFKRFKGLMLVRNVNYALVFVLPAETRVNASIHMFFMLSDIDVIWLDSSCRVVDFKTARKWRVYAPKKAAKYIIEGPVGMIRTLEIGEGDLISWSLSEEKEKAIPVKISLPEKLSFESSNGVTMAESVSKLKTKKA from the coding sequence ATGCTGGTAAACGAGAGTAAAAGAAAGGTCTGGCACGGGAGGGTAGAGCTAGCAGATACGTTCTTCAAGCGGTTTAAGGGGTTGATGCTGGTTAGAAACGTCAATTACGCTCTCGTCTTCGTCCTGCCCGCTGAAACCCGGGTAAACGCTTCAATTCATATGTTTTTCATGCTGAGCGACATCGACGTAATCTGGCTCGACTCTTCTTGTCGGGTGGTGGATTTCAAGACCGCCAGAAAGTGGCGAGTCTATGCTCCCAAAAAGGCCGCCAAGTACATAATCGAAGGTCCAGTGGGGATGATAAGGACCCTGGAGATTGGGGAAGGGGACTTGATAAGCTGGAGCCTGAGTGAGGAGAAAGAAAAAGCGATTCCAGTCAAAATTTCCCTGCCGGAAAAGCTCTCCTTCGAGAGTTCAAACGGAGTGACTATGGCGGAGAGCGTTAGTAAACTGAAAACTAAAAAGGCCTAA
- a CDS encoding 2-oxoacid:ferredoxin oxidoreductase subunit gamma, with protein sequence MRTEVLFSGFGGQGVILASVILGRAAAVYGNLYAVQTQAYGPESRGGASKAEVVISDEPIDYPKTLHPDYAVFFSQEAYNKYLKTVKEGAVVIVESELVPHRDEEFEKKLKVYACPLTKIAEETTGLSLTMNILTLGLLVALTDVVSREAIEKAVLDAVPKGTEEINLKAFRRGVEIGEKAKKGKL encoded by the coding sequence ATGAGGACAGAAGTCCTTTTCAGCGGGTTTGGAGGTCAGGGTGTCATACTGGCCAGCGTCATCCTTGGAAGAGCCGCGGCCGTTTACGGGAACCTCTATGCGGTGCAGACCCAGGCATATGGACCGGAGTCACGGGGAGGCGCGAGCAAAGCTGAGGTAGTCATAAGCGATGAGCCGATTGATTATCCAAAGACGCTTCACCCCGATTACGCGGTCTTCTTCTCCCAGGAGGCCTACAACAAGTACCTGAAAACCGTTAAGGAGGGTGCCGTTGTAATAGTCGAGAGCGAGCTCGTGCCGCACAGAGATGAAGAGTTCGAGAAAAAGCTGAAGGTTTACGCCTGCCCACTGACTAAGATAGCCGAAGAAACTACCGGCCTCAGCCTTACCATGAACATTCTCACCCTTGGCCTGCTGGTCGCTTTGACCGACGTCGTGAGCAGGGAGGCTATAGAAAAGGCCGTTCTCGATGCGGTTCCGAAGGGCACAGAGGAAATCAACCTCAAAGCATTCCGCAGGGGCGTCGAGATCGGCGAGAAGGCTAAAAAAGGCAAGCTTTGA
- a CDS encoding 2-oxoacid:ferredoxin oxidoreductase subunit beta: MYLTSAYEIRDKYLRKDMLPTIFCPGCGIGSALQYTLRAIDDLGLNPDEIVWVSGIGCSSRVPGFVNFDGLHTTHGRALAFATGIKLANPDLKIIAFMGDGDAAAIGGNHFIHAIRRNLDITVILINNFTYGMTGGQVAPTALKGLRGTTAPYGQFENPFDIADLAVSAGANYVARWSVFNYLQGINSIKKALKKEGFTLVEFLSPCPISFGRRNRMKTAPELLRWYQKITVPISKAKNMSPEELEGKIVIGEFVDRDRPGLIREYEEYKKRAKRMMGWEE; this comes from the coding sequence ATGTACCTTACGTCCGCTTACGAGATTCGCGATAAATACCTGCGCAAGGACATGCTGCCGACCATCTTCTGTCCGGGCTGTGGAATAGGCTCGGCTTTACAGTACACGCTCAGGGCTATAGATGACCTCGGCCTCAACCCCGACGAGATAGTCTGGGTGAGCGGCATAGGCTGTTCTTCGCGTGTTCCTGGCTTTGTCAACTTCGACGGCCTGCACACGACCCATGGAAGGGCCTTAGCCTTTGCCACAGGTATAAAGCTCGCAAATCCCGACCTCAAGATAATCGCCTTCATGGGAGACGGCGATGCGGCGGCTATCGGAGGAAACCACTTCATCCACGCCATAAGGAGAAACCTCGACATCACCGTGATACTAATCAACAACTTCACCTACGGGATGACCGGCGGTCAAGTGGCTCCAACTGCTCTGAAGGGCCTCCGCGGAACCACCGCGCCATACGGTCAGTTTGAGAACCCCTTTGATATAGCAGATCTCGCCGTTTCAGCCGGTGCCAACTACGTGGCCCGGTGGAGCGTCTTCAACTACCTCCAGGGAATCAACAGCATCAAGAAGGCACTCAAGAAGGAGGGCTTCACCCTGGTGGAATTCCTCTCACCGTGTCCGATAAGCTTCGGAAGGAGGAACAGGATGAAGACGGCCCCAGAATTGCTTAGATGGTACCAGAAGATAACCGTGCCAATAAGCAAGGCCAAGAACATGTCGCCAGAGGAGCTTGAAGGCAAGATAGTCATCGGCGAGTTCGTGGACAGGGATAGGCCTGGTCTGATTAGGGAGTACGAGGAGTACAAGAAGAGGGCCAAGAGAATGATGGGGTGGGAAGAATGA
- a CDS encoding 2-oxoacid:acceptor oxidoreductase subunit alpha has translation MRYPFPVGKSDFIQGDEAIARAAILAGCRFYAGYPITPASEIFEAMALYMPLVDGVSIQMEDELASMAAIIGASWAGAKAMTATSGPGFSLMQENIGYAIMTETPVVVVDVQRGGPSTGQPTLAAQGDIMQAIWGTHGDHSLIVLSPSTIQEAFDMTIRAFNLAEKYRTPVVLLTDAEIAHMRERVYIPLPEEIEIVERKLPANEEEAKYPFGDIHGDGIPPMPVFGKGYRTYVTGLTHDERGRPKTVDAKVHERLIKRIVEKLERNKADIVSYETRGMEDAEIAIVSTGIVARSAIRAVKILRERGIKAGMLKLNTIWPFDFDMIEELAERVEKIYVPEMNLGQLYHLVREGANGKAEVKLISKIGGEVHTPMEIVERVVS, from the coding sequence ATGAGATACCCCTTTCCCGTTGGCAAGAGCGACTTCATCCAGGGTGATGAAGCCATAGCAAGGGCGGCTATCTTGGCGGGCTGTCGCTTTTACGCTGGCTACCCGATAACTCCCGCGAGCGAGATTTTCGAGGCGATGGCATTATACATGCCCCTCGTTGACGGCGTTTCCATACAGATGGAGGACGAGCTGGCTAGTATGGCGGCAATAATCGGGGCCTCATGGGCCGGTGCCAAGGCCATGACGGCAACTTCTGGTCCGGGATTCAGCCTCATGCAGGAGAACATAGGATACGCGATCATGACTGAAACCCCAGTGGTTGTTGTCGACGTCCAGAGGGGAGGGCCAAGCACGGGGCAGCCGACGTTAGCTGCACAGGGGGATATAATGCAGGCCATATGGGGCACCCACGGAGACCACAGCCTTATCGTTCTCAGTCCATCGACGATTCAAGAAGCATTCGACATGACAATAAGGGCATTCAACCTTGCCGAGAAGTACCGCACGCCCGTCGTCCTTCTCACCGACGCCGAGATTGCCCACATGCGTGAGAGGGTTTACATTCCCCTACCCGAGGAGATTGAGATCGTTGAGAGAAAGCTTCCCGCCAACGAGGAGGAGGCCAAGTATCCTTTTGGTGACATTCACGGCGATGGCATTCCACCGATGCCGGTATTCGGAAAGGGCTACCGCACCTACGTTACAGGCCTGACCCACGACGAGCGCGGAAGGCCGAAGACGGTTGATGCCAAGGTGCACGAGAGGCTCATCAAGAGGATCGTTGAAAAGCTCGAGAGAAACAAAGCCGACATCGTTTCCTACGAGACCCGTGGCATGGAAGACGCCGAGATAGCAATAGTGTCCACCGGGATAGTCGCCCGTTCCGCGATTAGGGCCGTCAAGATACTGCGCGAGAGGGGCATCAAAGCCGGCATGCTCAAGCTCAACACAATATGGCCCTTCGACTTCGACATGATTGAAGAACTCGCCGAGAGGGTCGAGAAGATATACGTGCCGGAGATGAACCTTGGACAGCTTTACCACCTCGTCAGGGAAGGTGCCAACGGGAAAGCCGAGGTCAAGCTCATAAGCAAGATAGGCGGCGAGGTTCACACGCCGATGGAGATAGTTGAGAGGGTGGTGAGCTGA
- a CDS encoding 2-oxoacid:ferredoxin oxidoreductase subunit gamma, translated as MQIRFAGIGGQGVVLAGVILGEAAAIEGLNVLQTQDYSSASRGGHSIADVIVSKEPIYDLVVTKADVLVALHQLGYDTVKDELKEDGLLIIDTDLVKPDGEYTGAPFTRLAEENTGLALTVNMVALGYLVAKTGVVKTESVEEAIRRRVPKGTEEINLRAFNVGYEEGLK; from the coding sequence ATGCAGATTCGTTTCGCCGGTATAGGTGGCCAGGGAGTGGTCCTTGCCGGCGTCATCCTCGGCGAGGCCGCGGCGATTGAGGGGCTTAACGTTTTGCAGACCCAGGACTACAGCTCCGCAAGCAGAGGCGGCCACAGTATAGCGGATGTCATAGTCTCAAAGGAGCCGATTTACGACCTGGTGGTCACCAAGGCGGATGTTTTGGTGGCTTTACATCAGCTTGGCTACGACACTGTTAAAGACGAACTGAAGGAAGATGGCCTGCTGATAATCGACACTGACCTTGTGAAGCCCGATGGAGAGTACACAGGCGCGCCCTTCACCCGCCTGGCGGAGGAAAATACAGGACTAGCTTTGACGGTCAATATGGTGGCCTTGGGCTATCTGGTTGCTAAGACGGGAGTGGTTAAGACGGAGAGCGTTGAAGAAGCCATTAGAAGGCGCGTTCCCAAGGGAACCGAGGAGATAAACCTCAGAGCCTTCAATGTTGGTTATGAGGAGGGATTGAAATGA
- a CDS encoding 2-oxoacid:ferredoxin oxidoreductase subunit beta yields the protein MAKEIYSMYPRVKYLRKEALPTALCPGCGGGTVLNAFANAVDQLKIDPRDLVVVSGIGCSAWIASPYFLADTLHTTHGRAIAFATGVKVGLPDKKVVVISGDGDLASIGGNHLIHAARRNIDITVILVNNFIYGMTGGQVAPTTPFGARTTTSPYRNIEHPLQISETVAAAGASYVARWTTAHVYQLIESIKKALTVKGFSLVEVISQCPVQFGRRNRMKEPADMLRWFLKDSVPISKARNMSPEELEGKFVIGELVNRERPEFTEELNKLIDDVQEHFGLREE from the coding sequence ATGGCGAAGGAGATTTATTCCATGTATCCGAGGGTTAAATACCTCCGCAAGGAGGCGCTTCCCACAGCACTGTGCCCCGGCTGCGGTGGTGGAACGGTTCTCAATGCTTTTGCCAATGCCGTTGACCAGCTCAAGATAGACCCCAGGGATTTGGTGGTTGTGAGCGGTATCGGCTGCTCTGCGTGGATAGCCTCGCCCTATTTCTTGGCCGACACGCTTCACACCACCCACGGAAGGGCCATAGCCTTCGCAACTGGTGTTAAGGTCGGCCTGCCGGACAAGAAGGTCGTCGTCATAAGCGGCGACGGTGATCTAGCCAGCATCGGGGGAAACCACCTCATCCATGCCGCGAGGAGGAATATCGACATAACGGTCATCCTCGTGAACAACTTCATCTACGGAATGACCGGCGGCCAAGTTGCCCCGACGACGCCCTTTGGAGCGAGAACTACCACTTCCCCATACAGAAACATAGAGCACCCGCTCCAGATTTCCGAGACGGTAGCGGCGGCTGGAGCGAGCTATGTGGCAAGGTGGACAACCGCTCATGTTTACCAGCTCATCGAGAGCATCAAGAAGGCCCTGACCGTGAAGGGCTTCTCCCTCGTGGAGGTCATCTCCCAGTGTCCAGTCCAGTTCGGAAGAAGGAACAGGATGAAGGAACCGGCCGACATGCTCCGCTGGTTCCTCAAGGACTCTGTGCCGATAAGTAAGGCCAGGAACATGTCTCCAGAGGAGCTTGAAGGCAAGTTCGTCATCGGGGAGCTCGTGAATCGGGAGAGACCAGAGTTCACGGAGGAGCTTAACAAGCTGATTGATGATGTCCAAGAACATTTCGGCCTTAGGGAGGAGTGA
- a CDS encoding 2-oxoacid:acceptor oxidoreductase subunit alpha — protein MIIRGDEPEQIRLLRKPYKKGNYFMQGNEAVAYGALFAGCRFYAGYPITPSSEIAETMAKELPKLGGYYLQMEDEIASIAAMVGASWTGFKVMTATAGPGFSLMQENLGYAVMTETPLVLVDVQRSGPSTGQATKGAQGDFFQARWGTHGDHPIIAVSPTSVEDSFWETVRAFNIAEKLRTPVVVLFDGISAHARERIRIPDPEEVEVTYRKLPANEEEAKLPFGDPHGDGVSPMPLFGHGHFTHVTGSTHKENGLRDVYTPEVHDRLVRRIHRKIEQNKHVYEKYDEHFTDDAEILVISWGVSARPSLGAVLNAREEGIKVGLFVPKTVHPFPGERVRELSKKARAILVPEMNLGQLILEVQRFVNDDVLLKGVNKVGGVPLTVEEILREIRGVA, from the coding sequence ATGATAATTCGCGGTGATGAGCCTGAGCAAATCAGGCTCCTGAGAAAGCCTTACAAAAAAGGCAACTATTTCATGCAGGGCAATGAGGCTGTCGCTTACGGCGCCCTCTTTGCCGGCTGTCGCTTCTACGCGGGCTATCCAATCACGCCTTCGAGTGAGATAGCCGAAACGATGGCGAAGGAACTACCGAAACTGGGAGGATATTACCTCCAGATGGAGGACGAGATAGCGAGCATTGCCGCCATGGTCGGCGCCTCGTGGACCGGATTCAAAGTGATGACCGCCACAGCCGGTCCCGGATTCAGCCTCATGCAGGAAAACCTCGGCTATGCCGTGATGACAGAAACTCCGCTCGTTCTTGTCGATGTCCAGAGGAGCGGCCCATCAACGGGCCAGGCCACCAAGGGCGCTCAGGGGGACTTTTTCCAGGCTCGCTGGGGAACCCACGGCGACCATCCTATAATAGCCGTCTCACCGACGAGTGTTGAAGATTCATTCTGGGAGACGGTCAGGGCCTTCAACATAGCTGAGAAGCTAAGAACACCGGTCGTGGTTCTCTTCGATGGCATTAGTGCCCACGCGAGGGAGCGGATAAGGATTCCCGATCCGGAAGAGGTCGAAGTAACCTACCGCAAGCTTCCGGCCAATGAGGAGGAAGCAAAGCTCCCCTTCGGAGACCCGCACGGCGACGGCGTCTCACCCATGCCCCTCTTTGGCCACGGTCACTTCACCCATGTTACGGGTTCAACCCACAAGGAGAACGGCCTCAGGGATGTCTACACCCCAGAAGTTCACGATAGACTCGTGAGAAGAATTCACCGGAAGATAGAGCAGAATAAACACGTTTATGAGAAGTACGATGAGCACTTTACCGACGATGCTGAGATATTGGTCATAAGCTGGGGCGTCTCGGCCAGGCCCTCGCTCGGGGCGGTTCTCAATGCCAGAGAAGAAGGAATAAAGGTCGGCCTCTTCGTGCCGAAGACGGTTCACCCGTTCCCGGGGGAGCGCGTGAGAGAACTTTCCAAGAAGGCCCGTGCAATACTCGTTCCAGAGATGAACCTAGGACAGCTCATTCTCGAAGTCCAGCGCTTCGTCAACGACGACGTTCTCCTCAAGGGCGTGAACAAGGTTGGCGGCGTTCCATTAACCGTTGAGGAAATCCTGCGCGAGATAAGGGGTGTTGCCTGA
- a CDS encoding 2-oxoglutarate ferredoxin oxidoreductase subunit delta, with product MADVEISRDNYLVIGKTDAVEIDVDTFLCKGCGICVEMCPRKVFEWSKELSEKGVHYPVPAAADKCVRCKLCELLCPDFAISVR from the coding sequence ATGGCGGATGTCGAAATTAGCCGGGATAACTACCTCGTGATCGGGAAGACCGACGCCGTGGAAATTGATGTTGATACTTTTCTGTGCAAGGGTTGTGGGATCTGTGTTGAAATGTGCCCAAGGAAGGTCTTTGAGTGGAGTAAGGAGTTGAGCGAAAAGGGCGTGCACTATCCCGTTCCGGCCGCTGCTGACAAATGTGTCAGATGCAAGCTCTGCGAGCTGCTCTGTCCCGACTTCGCTATATCAGTAAGGTGA
- a CDS encoding archaeosine biosynthesis radical SAM protein RaSEA — protein MTYWTNEDNVAGKPGTALFIILPTIGCYRFSINQACYMCSYPTAAPKIKWSQEAIVDYVREALKMIEGKKGPFAVRMFTSGSFLDNRELKPETRRRIFELLAQMENVEEIVIESRSELVRYDAVKELVDIVSDKHFEVAIGLETANDDISDVSINKGNTFDDFVRAAEITHEAGAKVKTYLLLKPIFLSERDGIEDVKESIIRAEPYTDTFSINITDIQKGTLYERLWEKSEYRPPWLWSAVEVLLWAKRHFPNKRILSDPVGAGSKRGPHNCLTDHDRKIGRVIKKFSATQDIGHLEKLEPVCREAWRYIVEEGLLDWQLLTW, from the coding sequence ATGACCTACTGGACGAACGAGGACAACGTGGCCGGAAAGCCCGGAACGGCGCTTTTCATAATCCTCCCCACGATAGGCTGTTACAGGTTTAGTATCAACCAAGCCTGCTACATGTGCTCATATCCAACTGCGGCACCCAAGATCAAGTGGAGCCAAGAGGCTATAGTCGACTACGTGAGGGAAGCGCTGAAGATGATAGAAGGCAAAAAGGGGCCCTTTGCGGTAAGAATGTTCACCTCTGGCTCGTTCCTCGACAACAGAGAGCTAAAACCCGAGACAAGGAGGAGAATCTTCGAGCTTCTGGCCCAGATGGAGAACGTTGAGGAGATAGTTATCGAAAGCAGGAGCGAGCTTGTCCGCTACGACGCGGTTAAAGAGCTCGTCGACATAGTCTCCGACAAGCACTTCGAGGTAGCGATAGGCCTTGAAACGGCAAACGACGATATCTCCGATGTGAGCATAAACAAGGGCAACACCTTCGATGACTTCGTGAGGGCGGCGGAGATAACCCACGAGGCTGGCGCCAAGGTCAAGACCTACCTCCTGCTCAAGCCGATATTCCTGAGCGAGCGCGATGGGATTGAGGACGTGAAGGAGAGCATTATTCGGGCGGAGCCCTACACGGATACCTTTTCGATAAACATCACCGACATCCAGAAGGGCACGCTCTACGAGAGGCTCTGGGAGAAGAGTGAATACCGCCCGCCGTGGCTCTGGAGTGCCGTGGAGGTTCTTCTGTGGGCAAAGAGGCATTTTCCCAACAAGAGAATCCTCAGCGACCCGGTAGGAGCGGGCTCCAAGAGAGGCCCCCACAACTGCCTGACCGACCATGACCGAAAAATTGGCAGGGTGATAAAGAAGTTCTCGGCAACGCAGGACATCGGCCACCTCGAGAAGCTTGAACCAGTGTGCAGGGAGGCGTGGAGGTACATAGTTGAGGAAGGGCTCCTCGACTGGCAGCTCCTCACGTGGTGA